The Plasmodium cynomolgi strain B DNA, scaffold: 0050, whole genome shotgun sequence DNA segment TATGCTTATACGGTTTTTGTGCGTGTTACTTCCCCTCCTTCCTCACTGAAGATGGTAGGTGGTTGTTAGGTGGTAGGTACATCGAGGGTAACTTACCGTGAGTGGTCCTGTTGCTGTTGCTGTCTTCTCTGTTATAAGTTTGTCTTCACTCTCTTCGTAGCAGTTCAATTCTGGTAGTTCCTTCGGGTTCCATTGATTACGTTTCGTATTAAATTCCCCACAATAAGGAGTACCCTCGTCACCACCACACACGCTTTCCAATGTCCTATATGCATCCGCAGCTGTTCTCAGGCTGTCCCTACAATTTGCTGTACAGCAGTATttattcttccccccctgttTCGTTAGGACTCTCCAATTATAGTTGTAATCGAATAGTTCCTTacttttcttaaaaatgtgttcgCCCATACTACTGTATATTTTACTACAGTTCCACCTAGGCTTGAGTTTCTGTAATAAATTATGAACTGTCGTGGTTGCCTGTATATATTGATCACCCTCCAAAT contains these protein-coding regions:
- a CDS encoding hypothetical protein (putative), whose amino-acid sequence is EQQEENNLPSTKIYEAFDGSTHSIGCGSSTEWKQILYRFTYFRKYRDIIERGLCYARLITKADEPLYNELCPFLFYWIVHKIKENLEGDQYIQATTTVHNLLQKLKPRWNCSKIYSSMGEHIFKKSKELFDYNYNWRVLTKQGGKNKYCCTANCRDSLRTAADAYRTLESVCGGDEGTPYCGEFNTKRNQWNPKELPELNCYEEKQHKNCITGAYLYQQLHK